A window of Dysgonomonadaceae bacterium PH5-43 genomic DNA:
TTTGTTTTATATAAATTTTCGCCAATGTTTCAGAAAAGAAACTGCTTTCTTCTACGGTGTCTAAATCAGAGAAGGAGTTGTTATTCTCTTCTGTGTTGTTGTCAAGATTAAGTTTGATGGGCGATAATTCGTCTTGTTCTAAGAATTTGTCTATTGCATCTTGATGCTTAAGTTGTGTTTTGCTTTCTTCTATTACTTCTCTCTCTCCTTTTTCTTCTTGTAACGAGAAAGATAAGTAATCTGTGTTTATTAATCCTTTAGAAGTGTTGATAGGTTTTTCTTCTTTCTTGTTGCTGCTTTCGTTTTTGTTAAGAAAGAAATCTATTAAGTCGAACGAAGAGTTGGAAACTTTAGGTGTATCAGATGTTTTTATCTTTTCAAGTAAAGGAAAGAAGTCTTCTTCTACTTGAAAAAATAGTTGCTTGCGATCTATAACACAACAAGCGGTTCTTCTTAGTTGAGAAAAATATCGACTATCTCGCTCTTGTTTAAGCTTTATAGTATATAATAGGTGTGCCGCCTGAAAGAACGGAAACTCTTCAGTTAGTTCGCGAAGTTCCTCAATTGATTTAGCATTGAGAGTTTCACGATTGTTTATCAACTCTATTAAACTTTTAGCTTGCATAGAAGTTACCAGTTGGCTACGGTTTCGTTGTAAATCATATCAATAAGTTCGTCAACTATTTCTTTGTTTAGACTTTCTTGAACCGAAGCTTCTAATGTTTGACTGCTGTCGAACTCTCTCGAAGCTGTGAAGTTTTTGTTTACATCGCTATCAGGTTCTTTGTTGTTAGTGTATCTCACCTTAACAGTTATAGTTACGCGAGCTCTCGAAGCATAAGCATCTTCTTTAACTGCCACACCTTGTATGTCGTAGCCTATTATTTCTCCTTCAATTTCGATGTCGCCATTGTTTGGAATTGATATTAAACGAGTTTGTTCTATAAATCTATTTCTTAAAGCTAAGTCGAATGTAGAAGCCAAAGTAGGAACAACTAATGTAGCTCTGTTCGGAAATTCGTGTATTGTTATTGTTTTAATTATGTCGTAGTTTATTTTTCCACCTTGAAAAGAATATGATACAGAACAAGAGATTAGCATTGTAACGGCTAAAAGGAAAAAAGAGA
This region includes:
- a CDS encoding hypothetical protein (product_source=Hypo-rule applied; pfam=PF04390; transmembrane_helix_parts=Inside_1_20,TMhelix_21_43,Outside_44_187), coding for MNKKHYNNFKESFKQKLFSRLPFSFFLLAVTMLISCSVSYSFQGGKINYDIIKTITIHEFPNRATLVVPTLASTFDLALRNRFIEQTRLISIPNNGDIEIEGEIIGYDIQGVAVKEDAYASRARVTITVKVRYTNNKEPDSDVNKNFTASREFDSSQTLEASVQESLNKEIVDELIDMIYNETVANW
- a CDS encoding tetratricopeptide (TPR) repeat protein (product_source=COG0457; cath_funfam=3.10.450.120; cog=COG0457; superfamily=48452), with translation MQAKSLIELINNRETLNAKSIEELRELTEEFPFFQAAHLLYTIKLKQERDSRYFSQLRRTACCVIDRKQLFFQVEEDFFPLLEKIKTSDTPKVSNSSFDLIDFFLNKNESSNKKEEKPINTSKGLINTDYLSFSLQEEKGEREVIEESKTQLKHQDAIDKFLEQDELSPIKLNLDNNTEENNNSFSDLDTVEESSFFSETLAKIYIKQKKYDKALEIINKLNLLYPEKNRYFADQIRFLEKLIINSINKV